A region of the Deltaproteobacteria bacterium genome:
GGCAAATCGAGACCCATCGCCACCAACGACACGGATGAGGGCCGCCAGTTGAACCGCCGTGTGCAGGCCGTCATGGAAACCTACATCCGCAGATAGTCCTTCTTTATCTGTGTAAGGGAAACAAAAAGCCCCGGGAGCTTCTCCCGGGGCTTTTTTTGTTCCCGTTGCGCGATCGTACCGGGGTTTTTAGGCGACATAAAGCCCCTGTTCACGCAGATAGCCCTCAACGAAGGGCGGTACAAGGTATTGAACGGACCGCCCTTCCCTCACGGCACGCCGAATCCCGCTTGATGAAATGTCCAGGAAGGTGACTTCCCGGAAATAAATCGAATGGCTGCGGGAACCGCGAAAACCACGGTCTCGCGTCCGGTAAGTGAACGTTTCGGCAAAAGACGGTGGAACAATTCCCGCGAGGCTCCTGGTCTCGTATCCCGGCCTGGTCATGACGATAAAATGGCACATGACCAGAAGTCTATCCCAGTCCTTCCAGGTTTGAATGGCCTGAAAGGCATCCTGGCCCACGATGTAATAAATCTCCATATCGCGTCCATATTGCTCCTGGAAATAAGAAACGGTGTCTATGGTATAGGAAGGGCCCATCCGATGCTGCTCCAGATCGGAGCAGTCGAAATGGGCATTATCGGAGATGGCCAGACGAATCATCCGTTCCCGGTGAATGAACGCGCTGATTTCATGATGTGTTTTGTGAGGCGGCCGGGCGGCGGGGATAAAAACGACACGGTCCAGCCCGAACATTTCCCTCACCTCCTCGGCGCACCGGAGATGCCCCGTATGAATCGGATCAAATGTTCCCCCCAGGAGCCCCCACTTCATGTCCTGACTTGGCCGTTTCCGTAGATAATGAATTTGGTCGTTGTCAATTCCTCGAGTCCCATGGGACCGTAGGCATGCAGCTTGGTCGTGCTGATTCCGATTTCCGCCCCCAAACCCAGCTCAAAACCGTCACTAAAACGGGTGGAGGCGTTGACCAGGACCGTCGAGGAATTGACTTCATTCAAAAAACGCTGGGCATGGCCATAATTTTGCGTAACAATCGATTCCGTATGCAGTGACCCGTACCGGCCGATATGCGCCACCGCCTCATCCAGAGTCTCTACCACGCGCACAGCCAGGATCAAATCCGTATATTCCGCATACCAGTCCTCTTCCCTCGCCTCCTCAATACCGGGAACAATCTCCCTTGTTTTGGGACACCCGCGTAACACGACGCCCGCTGTCCCGTATTTCTCCGCCAGGACCGGCAAAAAAAGGGAAGCGATATCCTGGTGGACAAGCAGTGTTTCCATGGCGTTGCAGACTGCCGGCCGCTGGATTTTCGCATTCATGCAGATCTCTACGGCCATGTCGAGGTCCGCGCCGGCATCGATGAAGATATGACAAACGCCCTTGTAATGCTTGATGACCGGTATTTTAGACTGCCTGACAACAGCGCGGATCAGTTCCTCTCCGCCTCGGGGAATGATGAGGTCAATGAATTCGTCCAGTTGCAGCATCTCGTGGACCGCTTCCCGGTCCGTCATGGGGATGACTTGAATCGCCTCTTCCGGGATGCCGGACCGTTTCAAACAGTCCTGCAGAATCCGGGCAATGGCCAAATTGGAATGGATCGCCTCTGAGCCTCCACGCAGGATGACGGCATTGCCTGATTTGAGGCAGAGAGCGGCCGCATCGGCGGTCACATTGGGCCGGGACTCGTAAATAATGCCGATGACACCTAAAGGGATTCTCATGCGCCCCACCAAAAGTCCGTTCGGTCTTTTCCACATGGAGGTGATTTTTCCCACCGGATCCGGTAACACAGCCACCTCCCGCAACCCCTGGGCTATTCCCGCTATGGTTTCCTCCTTCAGCGCCAGGCGGTCCAACATCACCGAAGAAAGACCGCTACGGCGGGCATACTCCAGATCCTGACCATTTTCCCTCATGAGAACATTCTTTTGCTTCAGAAGCTCTTCCGCCATATCCAGTAACGCGTTGTTCTTGACACGGGACGATATCCGCGAAAGGACCGTCGCCGCCCCTTTGGCGTTTTTCGCCATGCTGATGATTTCACTCTGAATATCCATTTGGAACCATCTCCTCCTGATTGTTAACCCTTACCGTCACCCAAAAAGGACATGATCAAGACAACGGGATTGACAAATTCCATCGCCATTGTGTATGGTTCGTCAGACCATGGTCATGTCATGCACCATTTCATTGGGCGTAACCATTCCCGCCCTAGAATCTGTTGATTTGACATACCTTTCAATCGACAGCGCCCCCCTTGCAACGGCATTCGCAATGTATAGAAGGGTGCGTTTCGTGTCAAGATGTTTGATCATGGGTAGGGGACCACTGCGCAGCCCATAGGGTGGGAATGAGGCCATGCGGGATGATCCATGTGGGAATCTCATTGTCATGAGGAAGACAAAAAACCATGCTCGGCGACCTAATCGTAAAAGCGGGGAAAAATGCCCTGGCCATTATTCGTGACGGGGGGTTTAATTGGGATCGCGTCAGTACCTGTTACGGTTCAGCCTCGGGGCCTCGGTGGCTGGTGGCCAGCGGATTTGACCTGACCCTCCTAGAAAAGGGTTGTCTGGGCCGTCAACGCGCGATTGTACTTGCGGGCGCCTCTTCCGGCGCCTGGCGCTTTGCCGCCTGGGCGCAGGCCGATCCGTTGAAGTCATACCATGAACTCCGCCGGGCCTATATCGAAGCGCAGTACCATCGCGAGGACACGCCTCGCTCGGTGCAGCAGTCCCTTATGAGGATCATTGACCGTTACATCGAGGAAGACGCCCTTCCCTTTGCCCTTCAAAACAAACGATACCGCCTGGCGATCATCTCCGCCCGGGCCAAAAATCTGACCGCATCAGAGCAATCCTGGCTACAGAAGATCGGTCTGGCCACGTGTTTTGTCTCGAATCTGCTTTTCCCCGGTACAATACACCGTTTTTTTGAGCGGATCGTTTTTTTTTCAGGTCCCAAGCCGCCCCCTTTCTGCCTGAACGGAGGTTATCGGGGCCAATACATTCCGCTCAATCACTTCAATTTTAAACATGCTGTCCTGTCATCGGGAGCCATTCCAATCGTCGTGGCCGGGGTGCAGGACATTTTCGGAGCCCCCCGGGGTATTTACCGGGATGGTGGGCTGGTAGACTACCACATCAACGAATCCTTCCACGGTCGCAACGATGAAGTGACTCTGTTTTTCCATCATCAGGAACAGAGTAAGCCGACCTGGATGGATAAAAACCTCCAGAAGCGTCGATCGCCGGAACATCTGATGGATAACGTGCTGATGGTTTATCCCTCACCCGTTTTTGTCTCTACCCTTCCCGACAGGAAAATTCCGGACCGGACAGATTTTATCACCTACGTCGATAATCAATCCCAAAGAATACGTAACTGGTGGAAAGCAGTCGATATGTCTGCCCATCTGGGGGAGCGATTCATGGAACTGGTGGACAGCGGGCGGATACGCAGCGCAGTCCTTCCTTTCAACTGACGGGGCTGTATGGCCAGAACCCGCTTAACCCATAAGGACAAGATCATGAGCAAAGACGACCCAACCATCCCGGGAATGAATCCACTTAAGGAACAACTTCTCTCTTGCCACCTCTGCCCCAGACATTGCGGGGCTAACCGTATAACGGGAGAAAAAGGCGTCTGCGGCCTGGACGACGGTATCACCCTGGCTCGGGCGCTCCCCTACCATGGCGAGGAGCCACCCATTTCAGGCACCTGGGGCGCCGGTGCCCTTTTTCTTGCCTCCTGCAACCTCCGGTGCCGCTACTGTCAGAATTTCCAGATCAGCCACCAGAATCACGGCGAGAAACTGAGTCCCGAGGAGCTGGCCCTCAGGATGATGACCCTGCAAGATCAAGGCTGTCACAATATTGAAACCGTGACGCCGACCTCTCAATTACCGCAACTGATCGATGCGCTGCAGCTGGCTTGGGAGGCAGGTCTGAACCTTCCCCTGGTGTACAATTGCGGGGGTTATGAAAACCCCGAAATCATTCGACTCCTCGACGGTCTTGTCGATGTTTATCTCCCTGATTTTAAATATGGAAACGGGGAAGATGCCTCCCGATTATCCGGAGTCAAGGATTACACCCCCTTCGCCCTGAAAGCGATTGGAGAGATGATCAAGCAGGTCGGCTCGGAACTCGATCTTGACGATGACGGTATAGCGACACGAGGCATCATTATCCGCCATCTGGTTCTCCCCGGACACATTGAGAACAGCATTCAGGTGCTGAAACTCATCCAGCAACATTTTTCTCTCGAAACCCCCCTGAGCCTGATGTCCCAGTACACCCCCACACGATGGGTCAAGGATGATCCCCTGCTGGGCAGGCGAATCACCAAAAAGGAGTACGACGAGGTGGTCAATCAGGCGCTGGATATGGGTTTTGAGCAGATTTTCGTGCAGGAAGTCGATGACCGGAATCTCAGTCCCGATTTCGACAATCCGAACCCTTTTCCATGAACGAAAAGGATGACATGATGCCGCTCATTCTCCAATTGGGTAAAACGCTGTTGTTTATCGGCCTCGTCCTGATCATGGCCGGTGCAATCATGGTGTTTTCAGCCAAGATTCCCTGGATGGGACGTCTTCCTGGAGATTTTTATTTCAAGGGGAAGCATTTCTCCCTCTACTTCCCTTTAGCCACCGGTTTGCTGATCAGTGTAGTCCTGACACTCATCTTCTGGCTGATCGGACGAAAATAATAAAGGGCCTTCGAGTTGGTCCCGTGGAAACCCCTTCTTCGCCCAATTCCTTCATCTTTTCCGGCCGGCGTCTATCCCCAGAACACAAGGCCCGGTTCCACTTTGGAAGACAGGCGGGGATGATACGGCATAACTCGAGCCCCGTAGCTGTAGGGACCGTTGCTTTTGACGGTGTATTCCGCAAAGAACCTCAGCATATTTGATTCTGTTCCTTCTTGAAGGGTCAGGGGCACACACTCCACGTTGGAAAGCGAACCGTCCTTCCCCTTCCTGCCGATGATCATTTCAACAAATATCTCTTCCGGACTCATTTTCCCCGGATCGATATGAACCCTTATGGTCAAAGGTTCATCAATGTGGATTATGTCACCATGGAATCCCTCAACCACGAAATCGACCATCCGGAGCGAGGCAAAACGCATAGGCAGGGTGCTTTTCCATTGCGCCAGTTCCCTCGCCAGAGCAAAGGAGTCCTGAGTCATTTCCCTGGACCTTTGGGCGGTCGGACGATACATGGCATTGAAATAATCGATCAGCATTCTTTCCGTGTTGAATTTTGGCGTCAGGGTTATCATGGACCGCTTGATCATTTCAATCCATTTTACAGGCAACCCCGACATATCCCGATCGTAAAACAGGGGAATAATCGTGTTCTCCAGAAGGCTGTACAGGGATTGACCGTCTTCCTCATCGGCGTTGGGGAGTTCCTCAACGTAATCGGTTACCACAGGACCAATCGTCCAGCCGTTGCTGCCGTCGTAGCCTTCCGGCCACCAACCGTCGGCAACACTGAGATTCAGGACCCCGTTGGCCGTAACCTTCTGACCGCTCGTCCCGCTGGCCTCGTATGGTCGGCGAGGCGTGTTGAGCCAAAGGTCAACGCCCTGAACCAGATGTCGGGCCACCCGGATGCTGTAATCCTCGATAAAGAATATCTTGCCTCTAAACCGTTCATCCCGACAAATATCGACAACTTTTTTCACGAAATTTTTCCCCATGTCGTCATTGGGATGGGCTTTCCCCGAAAAAACGATATGGACCGGCCTGGTTTGATGATTCAGAATTCGTTCCAAGCGATCCAGATCTGAAAAGAGCATGTTCGCGCGCTTATACGGAGCAAAACGCCTTGCGAAGCCGATCATCAGGGCGGCCGGATTGAGCCGAGAGAAGACTTCTTCCCGCCAGGTTTTGGACAGGCCATATTTGGTATACTGGCGGGAGATCTGATCCCTCAAAAAATTGATGGAACGTTGTTTCACTTCGTAACGCGTCCGCCAGAGCAGGTTGTCAGGGATGTCTTCCACCTTACGCCAACGCTCTGTATCCGTGAGGTTCCGCTCCCAATCCAATCCGAGAAAGTTATCGAGAAGTTCCCTCATGCGAGGTGCGACATAGGTCATGGTATGAACCCCATTGGTAACATGACCGATCGGGATGTCCGTATCGTGAAAGCCCTTCCAGACATCCTTCCACATGTGGCGGGAAATCTGACCGTGAATGGCACTGACTGCATTGCTCATATGGGTCAGCTTCAGCGCCAGGATCGTCATGAAGAACGGCTTGTCGTCACCTGCCTCCTTCCGTCCCAATTCCCAGAACTGGGACCACGATATTCCCGTTTTTCGTACATAACTCGAAAAGTAATGTTCCATCAGTTCCCTGCTAAATCTTTCGTTGCCCGCCTCCACAGGGGTATGGGTCGTAAAGATGCTGCTGCCTCGCACAACCTCCGCCGCCTCCACAAAGGACAACCCCTCCTCTATCATAAGAGCGGATATTCTTTCCAACAGCAGAAACGCCGAGTGCCCTTCGTTGATGTGAAATACACGGGGTTTATAACCCAGCTTGCGGAGGAGCTTTACACCGCCCATGCCAAGCAGAATCTCCTGTTCTATGCGCGTCCTCTGTTCCGCGGCGTAGAGACGATCCGTGATTCTCCGGTCCTGTGCGGTGTTTCGGGGAATATCCGTATTCATAAGGTAAAGGCTGACACGCCCGACCTTGATCTCCCAGATGTTGGCGTAAAGTGTCCGCCCAGGCAGGTCAAGGGATATCTGGACCTCGTTGCCGAGGTCGTCTTGGATACGGTTGATCGCCATATGAGTAAGATCGGTTTCGGGATACTCGGCGATTTGAACTCCGTTTTGATCGATCACCTGCCGAAAATAACCGTTTTTATAGAGGAGCCCGACACCAACGAGGGGAATATTCAAATCGCTCGCTGTTTTTAAATGATCGCCCGAAAGGGTTCCCAGCCCTCCGGAGTAAATGGGGAGTGTTTCATGCAGGCCGTACTCCGTGGAAAAATAGGCAATCGGGTGGGTGGCATTGATTGGCGGAGTCGGCTGGATTTTTTTGTGAACACCTTTGTCCTCCATGTACTGATCGAAATGCTTGAATATTTCTCGATAACGCCCCATGTAAAATGAGTTGTCCGATGCCTCTTCCAGCTTTTCCGGTGAGATCATCTCCAGCATTTTGACGGGATTATTCTCCATCTCATTCCACTTTTTCGGATCCAGGGGAGCAAACAGATCGAACACACGGGGATTCCATGACCACCAAATATTATAGGCCAACTCTCTCAGCCTTCTGATTTTTTTCGGAAGATGAGCGACGGCAGTGAAATTGCGGAAATGGGGCAAGACGGAAACGCCTCCGGCATACCTGTGCTTTTCTTCAGGGGTCTCTTCCTTCTCGACCATTCTCAGGGAACGTTCCCCGGCCACACTGACGGCTTTTGCATAGGCTTCGAGGTAAAAACGGAAAAATCGCTCCCAACTGGCCTGCTCCACCACATGACGCGCATCCTTCCTCTGGTCCTGCAACATTACGTCGGTTTGTGACATGAACTGGGCCAGAATACGGTATAGCCTCTCTTCAATTTCCGATGCAGGCCTGCCCTTCCGATCCAAAATAATCACGCCCGTCGAACCCCCGATGGTCTCCTGAATCCATCCCGCAAACCCCGCCTGATCAGTGGTCACTGTCGGCACCGCATAGGCTGCGCATTCCATGGGGGTGTACCCCCAGGGCTCATAATAAGAGGGGAAAACGCCCAAGTCGCAACCGGAAAGGGTTTCATAATACGGCAGGTTAATCAGGCCATCATAACCGCTCAGATAGGCGGGGATAAAAATGATAAAAACCTTGTTCTGCGGACCATTCCGGAAGCCCATGCGGTTGCAGGTCTGCAGGATCGGGTCTGACGCCTCGTAATTCAGCCGATGGGTGGCAATCGGTACGCCGGCCGTATCCGTTTTTACAAGATCGCTTTGCAGGTGCGGATTCAAGTCGGTGTGCCCCGCGAGCATTGCGATAAAGACGAGGACAGGCTCATTTTCGTTCAAATCCCTTTCCAAACGCGCCAGGGCCTCTAAAAAGACATCAACGCCCTTGTTATGAAATTCATAGCGCCCGGAAATGATCATGATTTTGGTCTGGCTGGGAAAATCTCTTCGCAAAAAACGGGAAGCGCCTTCCAACAGTTTCTCTCTTGCCCTGAGGGCCGGCGCACGATTTTCGGACAAATCCGGAATATTTTCGATATCCAGCCCGTTCGGGGTAATGATATCGGGCGGTCTGCCGAGAAAATTCAGCACCTCCGATGTCGTGATCCTACTGACCGTGGTAAAGCAGTCGGCGTTTCTCGCCGAGGCCGTTTCCATGGAATACTTCGCCGTAATATTATGCGCACTTGCCTCACGCTGGGGGGATATGTGATCCATGCCCGCATAGATATCTATACCGGAGCCAGCGAGGGAGCGCCCCAGAATCGTGGCGTGGGTGGTAAAAACCGTGGCGATTTCCGGTGTCTTTTTCTTCAGGAACAAGAGGCCCGCTCCACACATCCATTCATGAAAGTGGGCGACGGCCGGTTCATTCTGCGGTCGGGCCAAAATGTTGTAAACCGTTTCAATGACCTCGCCGCACGCGTAACTGAACATGACGGGTTCGATGTAGTCCCATCCTCCGGCAATGGAATCGACACCGTGCTCTTCCCATAACGTATACAGAAGCTGATCCTTGTTGTATTTTTTGCCGGCGCTGACCAGAATGACTTTCGGCTCCCCCGCGATTTTCCAGCGACCAAAACGACAGGCTATGTCTTTCATGGCCGTTGTTTCTCGAATTCTCGCCCAACCGTCTTCGTCTGTTTCCTCGAAATCAACATTGGTTTTCAAGTCGGGTCCCAGCAAGAAATAATTTTCTCCGTATTCCCCAATGGCTTCACGCATTTTACTGGCGATCACCGTATAGATTCCACCGACCTTGTTGCAGACTTCCCAACTGACTTCGAAGAGATATCCTTTCCCCGGCTCCGGCATAGATCGTTCTCCTTTATTTCGGTAATGTGCGGTCAAAATCTTCCAGAATATTCATGAAGCTGATATACGCATCGTAAGGTGATTCCCATGGATTAAAATAGGTATGAACATCACCGTCCGCAAACCATTTCGTACACATATAGTAAAAATGATCCGACGTTTGAAGCATCCGCCAAGTCCGCAACATCCGTTCATCCCCCGCCCTTTTCACCTGATCCTCCAACTGATACAAGGACCTCAAGGCATCTTTCTGCATATCGTTACCGGTCCAGGCGGTCAGGTCCCGTTCCGAGTCCGCCCAGGATATGGGATCCCTGACGTCAAGGAGGGAAGAAGAGGAGGGATCGGGAATGATCTGGGCCGGTGTGCGAAAATCGAGGTCGCGATGTTTGAAAATTTCTTCCGGCAACTCCCGCAAAAACTCAAAAATACCCGTCTCCTCCCACTGGTGTTCACCGAAGGTTTCGTAATCCATAAACAGATTGATCACTTCCGCTCCATCATAACGTCGGCTTAACCACCGGGCGTACTGTTTCGCTGTCAGGGGGTATTCACGCCAGTCGCGGGCCGATAACCGGAAAGAAATATCATCGGAGAGACGATAGTCTCGTAAAAGCACGGTCAAATCGGGGCAAGGTAAGGCCCGCCAGCCTATCCTCGGGCTTCGCCCGGCCAGAACCCGATCGGCCCCCTCGGTCAAGATGACTTGATAGCCCATGTCTCCGACCGTTTGGGCGATATCGTTATGATATATCATTTCCGTGTTACAGAAGGTCACGGCGTCCTGTTCGAAAAGAGTCTTGATTTTTTCCCGGTGTCGCAACACCTGCTCCCGGAACTCTCCGGACGAATAGAGGCTCGCGAGGGAATGATCGTATGTTTCATTCAACCATTCCACATAGCCCGTTTCGCTCAATTTTTGGAAACTATCGAGCACTTCAGGCCTCTTACTTTCCAGTTGGCTAATCAGTGTGCCCGTCAGGGAAAAGGAAACCCGGAACGCTCCCTGATATCGGTGAAGAAGTTCCAAAAGCAGCTGATTTGCCGGGAGATAGCACTTTTCCGAAACTTTGTGGAGAATTTCCGTGTCCAGTTCATCGTTTCCGTAATCATGATTTCGACCGATATCGAAAACGGTGTATCGCCGTAGCCGCCGCGGCTGATTAACCTGAAAAAACAGGCAGATATGGGGCATGGTTCCGGGTTCCTTAATTCAACATTGCTTTGTATACTGCCTCAATCTTACTCGCCGCCCCCTCCCAAGTGGTCCGGAGCAATTCTTCCCGGGCACGGATTTGTAATTCCCGGACCAGCGGTTCATAACGTAACAGGGCGATGATTTTATCCACCATGTCCCGGACATCCCAAAAATCGACAAGCAGGCAGTGATGGAAAACTTCCGCCACACCGGACTGGCGTGACAAAATCACCGGTACGCCATAACGGGTTGCCTCCAGAGGCGACAAGCCGAATGGTTCGGATACGCTCGGCATGACATACAAATTGCTCATCCGGAAAATATGATCCACGTCTTCTCCCCGGAGAAAGCCTGTAAAATGAAAATGTTTCCCAATACCCAGCTCGGCAACCCGCTCAATCATGCCGGTCATCATATCACCGCTTCCCGCCATGAGGAACGTCGTCTCTGGAATCCTTTTGAGGACTTCCGCCGCCGCTTCGATGAAATATGCCGGACCTTTCTGGAAAGTAATCCGTCCCAGGAAAAGAACATTTTTCTTCTGACCCGGTTTCCGGAACACATTGATGTGTTCCGACCCATTGATGTGGGTCACCCCGTTATGTACGACCGCAATCCTGTCAACGGGAATCCCGTAACAATCAACGATCCGCTTACGTGTATAGTTGCTCACGGCAATGATGCGATCTGCCTCTGCCAGGCCACGTCGTTCCATGTCAAATATCTCCGGGTTGACCGACTCACCGCTGCGGTCCTGCTCAAGTGAGTGGACATGGAAAATCCAGGGTCTGCCGCTGATCTCACGGGCCCGTATCGCCGCGGGGACCGTCATCCAGTCATGGCTATGAATGATATCAAATGTTTCCGAAAGGG
Encoded here:
- the glgP gene encoding alpha-glucan family phosphorylase — encoded protein: MPEPGKGYLFEVSWEVCNKVGGIYTVIASKMREAIGEYGENYFLLGPDLKTNVDFEETDEDGWARIRETTAMKDIACRFGRWKIAGEPKVILVSAGKKYNKDQLLYTLWEEHGVDSIAGGWDYIEPVMFSYACGEVIETVYNILARPQNEPAVAHFHEWMCGAGLLFLKKKTPEIATVFTTHATILGRSLAGSGIDIYAGMDHISPQREASAHNITAKYSMETASARNADCFTTVSRITTSEVLNFLGRPPDIITPNGLDIENIPDLSENRAPALRAREKLLEGASRFLRRDFPSQTKIMIISGRYEFHNKGVDVFLEALARLERDLNENEPVLVFIAMLAGHTDLNPHLQSDLVKTDTAGVPIATHRLNYEASDPILQTCNRMGFRNGPQNKVFIIFIPAYLSGYDGLINLPYYETLSGCDLGVFPSYYEPWGYTPMECAAYAVPTVTTDQAGFAGWIQETIGGSTGVIILDRKGRPASEIEERLYRILAQFMSQTDVMLQDQRKDARHVVEQASWERFFRFYLEAYAKAVSVAGERSLRMVEKEETPEEKHRYAGGVSVLPHFRNFTAVAHLPKKIRRLRELAYNIWWSWNPRVFDLFAPLDPKKWNEMENNPVKMLEMISPEKLEEASDNSFYMGRYREIFKHFDQYMEDKGVHKKIQPTPPINATHPIAYFSTEYGLHETLPIYSGGLGTLSGDHLKTASDLNIPLVGVGLLYKNGYFRQVIDQNGVQIAEYPETDLTHMAINRIQDDLGNEVQISLDLPGRTLYANIWEIKVGRVSLYLMNTDIPRNTAQDRRITDRLYAAEQRTRIEQEILLGMGGVKLLRKLGYKPRVFHINEGHSAFLLLERISALMIEEGLSFVEAAEVVRGSSIFTTHTPVEAGNERFSRELMEHYFSSYVRKTGISWSQFWELGRKEAGDDKPFFMTILALKLTHMSNAVSAIHGQISRHMWKDVWKGFHDTDIPIGHVTNGVHTMTYVAPRMRELLDNFLGLDWERNLTDTERWRKVEDIPDNLLWRTRYEVKQRSINFLRDQISRQYTKYGLSKTWREEVFSRLNPAALMIGFARRFAPYKRANMLFSDLDRLERILNHQTRPVHIVFSGKAHPNDDMGKNFVKKVVDICRDERFRGKIFFIEDYSIRVARHLVQGVDLWLNTPRRPYEASGTSGQKVTANGVLNLSVADGWWPEGYDGSNGWTIGPVVTDYVEELPNADEEDGQSLYSLLENTIIPLFYDRDMSGLPVKWIEMIKRSMITLTPKFNTERMLIDYFNAMYRPTAQRSREMTQDSFALARELAQWKSTLPMRFASLRMVDFVVEGFHGDIIHIDEPLTIRVHIDPGKMSPEEIFVEMIIGRKGKDGSLSNVECVPLTLQEGTESNMLRFFAEYTVKSNGPYSYGARVMPYHPRLSSKVEPGLVFWG
- a CDS encoding DUF2905 domain-containing protein, whose protein sequence is MLQLGKTLLFIGLVLIMAGAIMVFSAKIPWMGRLPGDFYFKGKHFSLYFPLATGLLISVVLTLIFWLIGRK
- a CDS encoding nicotinate-nucleotide adenylyltransferase, which produces MKWGLLGGTFDPIHTGHLRCAEEVREMFGLDRVVFIPAARPPHKTHHEISAFIHRERMIRLAISDNAHFDCSDLEQHRMGPSYTIDTVSYFQEQYGRDMEIYYIVGQDAFQAIQTWKDWDRLLVMCHFIVMTRPGYETRSLAGIVPPSFAETFTYRTRDRGFRGSRSHSIYFREVTFLDISSSGIRRAVREGRSVQYLVPPFVEGYLREQGLYVA
- a CDS encoding radical SAM protein — protein: MSKDDPTIPGMNPLKEQLLSCHLCPRHCGANRITGEKGVCGLDDGITLARALPYHGEEPPISGTWGAGALFLASCNLRCRYCQNFQISHQNHGEKLSPEELALRMMTLQDQGCHNIETVTPTSQLPQLIDALQLAWEAGLNLPLVYNCGGYENPEIIRLLDGLVDVYLPDFKYGNGEDASRLSGVKDYTPFALKAIGEMIKQVGSELDLDDDGIATRGIIIRHLVLPGHIENSIQVLKLIQQHFSLETPLSLMSQYTPTRWVKDDPLLGRRITKKEYDEVVNQALDMGFEQIFVQEVDDRNLSPDFDNPNPFP
- a CDS encoding patatin-like phospholipase family protein, which encodes MLGDLIVKAGKNALAIIRDGGFNWDRVSTCYGSASGPRWLVASGFDLTLLEKGCLGRQRAIVLAGASSGAWRFAAWAQADPLKSYHELRRAYIEAQYHREDTPRSVQQSLMRIIDRYIEEDALPFALQNKRYRLAIISARAKNLTASEQSWLQKIGLATCFVSNLLFPGTIHRFFERIVFFSGPKPPPFCLNGGYRGQYIPLNHFNFKHAVLSSGAIPIVVAGVQDIFGAPRGIYRDGGLVDYHINESFHGRNDEVTLFFHHQEQSKPTWMDKNLQKRRSPEHLMDNVLMVYPSPVFVSTLPDRKIPDRTDFITYVDNQSQRIRNWWKAVDMSAHLGERFMELVDSGRIRSAVLPFN
- a CDS encoding glutamate-5-semialdehyde dehydrogenase, coding for MDIQSEIISMAKNAKGAATVLSRISSRVKNNALLDMAEELLKQKNVLMRENGQDLEYARRSGLSSVMLDRLALKEETIAGIAQGLREVAVLPDPVGKITSMWKRPNGLLVGRMRIPLGVIGIIYESRPNVTADAAALCLKSGNAVILRGGSEAIHSNLAIARILQDCLKRSGIPEEAIQVIPMTDREAVHEMLQLDEFIDLIIPRGGEELIRAVVRQSKIPVIKHYKGVCHIFIDAGADLDMAVEICMNAKIQRPAVCNAMETLLVHQDIASLFLPVLAEKYGTAGVVLRGCPKTREIVPGIEEAREEDWYAEYTDLILAVRVVETLDEAVAHIGRYGSLHTESIVTQNYGHAQRFLNEVNSSTVLVNASTRFSDGFELGLGAEIGISTTKLHAYGPMGLEELTTTKFIIYGNGQVRT
- a CDS encoding glycosyltransferase family 4 protein produces the protein MRILMFGWEFPPYMSGGLGTACLGMTRALTDARIKILFVMPGQAPAHEDRFMRFIDPDVYRVRNEREDDSSERNGLMTRFIVNSSLTPYQNVRTYGPVYGNRATGILSGFGNPDARSFSPYGSNLFSEVWRYAYAAETIALSETFDIIHSHDWMTVPAAIRAREISGRPWIFHVHSLEQDRSGESVNPEIFDMERRGLAEADRIIAVSNYTRKRIVDCYGIPVDRIAVVHNGVTHINGSEHINVFRKPGQKKNVLFLGRITFQKGPAYFIEAAAEVLKRIPETTFLMAGSGDMMTGMIERVAELGIGKHFHFTGFLRGEDVDHIFRMSNLYVMPSVSEPFGLSPLEATRYGVPVILSRQSGVAEVFHHCLLVDFWDVRDMVDKIIALLRYEPLVRELQIRAREELLRTTWEGAASKIEAVYKAMLN
- a CDS encoding alpha-amylase; amino-acid sequence: MPHICLFFQVNQPRRLRRYTVFDIGRNHDYGNDELDTEILHKVSEKCYLPANQLLLELLHRYQGAFRVSFSLTGTLISQLESKRPEVLDSFQKLSETGYVEWLNETYDHSLASLYSSGEFREQVLRHREKIKTLFEQDAVTFCNTEMIYHNDIAQTVGDMGYQVILTEGADRVLAGRSPRIGWRALPCPDLTVLLRDYRLSDDISFRLSARDWREYPLTAKQYARWLSRRYDGAEVINLFMDYETFGEHQWEETGIFEFLRELPEEIFKHRDLDFRTPAQIIPDPSSSSLLDVRDPISWADSERDLTAWTGNDMQKDALRSLYQLEDQVKRAGDERMLRTWRMLQTSDHFYYMCTKWFADGDVHTYFNPWESPYDAYISFMNILEDFDRTLPK